The DNA sequence GTAGTCGCGGCCGTCCCATGCCGGGCACTCGCGCAGGATGTCGCGGAGCTTCTCGCGCATCTTCTCCATCGGCGCCGAGTGGTCGACGTGGAGGAAGACGGTGCCGGTCATCTGGGCGCCGCCACGCGACCAGTTCTCGAAGGCCTTCGACGTGAAGTACGACACAGGCATCGTGATCCGGCGCTCGTCCCACGTCCGTACGGTCAGGAACGTCAGCGTGATCTCCTCGACGGTGCCCCACTCGCCGTCCACCACGACCGTGTCCCCGAGGCGCACCATGTCCCCGAAGGCGATCTGGAACCCGGCGAACATGTTGCTCAGCGTGGACTGGGCCGCGACACCGGCGACGATGCCGAGGATGCCGGCCGAGGCCAGCAGCGAGGCACCGGCCGCGCGGAACGCCGGGAAGGTCAGCAGCATCGCCGCCACGGCGACCACGCCGACGACCGCCGCCACCACACGCATGATCAACGTCACCTGCGTGCGCACCCGCCGGACCCGGGCCGGATCGCGGTGGACACGGGCGTAACGGCTGTACGTCGTCTCGACGACCGCCGCCGCGATCCGGATCGCCAGCCAGGCGGCCGCTCCGATCAGCACCAGCGTCAGCACCCGGCCGGCGGCAACCCGGTTCTCCTGGAGCAGCTCGGCCTCGTCGTACGACCCTCTGAGCAGGGCCGCGCACAGCACGAGCTGGTAGGGCACGCGGGCGCGGCGCAGCAGACCCCACAGGGGCGTCTCACTGTTCCGTTCGTCGGCCTTGCGCATGAGGCGGTCGGTTGCCCACCCGATGATCAGGGTGAGCAGGACCGAGCCGCCGATCACGATCAGCGGGCGGAGTATGTTCTCCATGCCTTCGAACGTAACCAGCAGAGGGGGGTCATGAACATGTGCGTCGGCGAGGCGGTGGTCACGGCGTTGTCGGACCCGGCTGGCACCATGGCCTCATGAACATCGTGCTCTTTCACTCGACCTATGGCCTCAGGCCCGCGGTGCGCGAGGCAGCGGACCGGCTGCGCGCCGCCGGACACGAGGTGTGGACGCCGGACCTCTTCGAGGGACGCACGTTCGACACGGTCGAGGAGGGCATGGAGTTCAACGAGCAGATCGGCAAGGACGAGGTGCTGAAGCGGGCCGTGCTGGCTGCCGCGCCCTACTCGGACAGAGGGCTGGTCTACGCCGGGTTCTCGCTCGGCGCGTCCATCGCACAGACCCTGGCGCTCGGCGACGAGAAGGCGCGCGGTCTGCTGCTCCTGCACGGCACGTCGGACATCGCGGCGAACGCCTCGGTGGACGAGCTGCCGGTGCAACTGCATGTCGCCGAGCCGGACCCGTTCGAGACGGACGACTGGCTGAGCGCCTGGTATCTCCAGATGGGCCGGGCGGGCGCCGACGTCGAGGTGTACAGATACGCGGGGGCCGGCCACCTCTACACCGACCCGGAGCTGCCGGACTACGACGAGGAGGCCGCCGAGGCCACCTGGCGGGTGGCACTCGGCTTCCTCGAGACCCTCTAGGGGCCGTTCGGCGAGGCCGTACGTCCGCGTCAGACGGGATCGTACGTCCGCGTCAGACGGGATCGTACGTCCGCTCGACCTTCTGCGTGCCGCTGCGGGTGCGGTAGGAACGGGCCCAGGACGAGGTCGCGGCCTGCTTCGTCTTGTCGGACAGGACGTAGTAGTCCATCTGCGCGCGCTCGGCCGTGATGTCCAGGACGCCGTAGCCGTGGCGGTCGGTGTCGATCCAGTGGACGTGCCGGTTGGCGGCCTTGATGATCGGTGAGGCGATCGCGGAGACCGTGCCCTCGGGGACCTTCACGATGTCGTCGAGG is a window from the Streptomyces sp. NBC_00299 genome containing:
- a CDS encoding mechanosensitive ion channel family protein, with the protein product MENILRPLIVIGGSVLLTLIIGWATDRLMRKADERNSETPLWGLLRRARVPYQLVLCAALLRGSYDEAELLQENRVAAGRVLTLVLIGAAAWLAIRIAAAVVETTYSRYARVHRDPARVRRVRTQVTLIMRVVAAVVGVVAVAAMLLTFPAFRAAGASLLASAGILGIVAGVAAQSTLSNMFAGFQIAFGDMVRLGDTVVVDGEWGTVEEITLTFLTVRTWDERRITMPVSYFTSKAFENWSRGGAQMTGTVFLHVDHSAPMEKMREKLRDILRECPAWDGRDYGLVVTDSTPSTMEVRALVTAKDADDLWTVRVTVREQLVRWLADEHPYALPRVNATDAALPPGFPVPGRIPARRTHQHDHQPTARPERP
- a CDS encoding dienelactone hydrolase family protein, translating into MNIVLFHSTYGLRPAVREAADRLRAAGHEVWTPDLFEGRTFDTVEEGMEFNEQIGKDEVLKRAVLAAAPYSDRGLVYAGFSLGASIAQTLALGDEKARGLLLLHGTSDIAANASVDELPVQLHVAEPDPFETDDWLSAWYLQMGRAGADVEVYRYAGAGHLYTDPELPDYDEEAAEATWRVALGFLETL